From a single Hallerella porci genomic region:
- a CDS encoding HI0074 family nucleotidyltransferase substrate-binding subunit gives MKKAVANLEFALKSENPDVVYRAGIIQFFEMSFELSWKTMKDFLEYNGYQNVDSPRSVIKTAFQIQMIQDGKSWLECLESRNLMSHIYDEKTAEISEQKIRQNYIFLLKNLEAYLEKQL, from the coding sequence GCAAATCTAGAGTTTGCTCTCAAAAGTGAAAATCCCGATGTGGTTTATCGGGCTGGGATTATTCAATTTTTTGAAATGTCTTTTGAATTATCGTGGAAAACGATGAAAGATTTTTTAGAATACAATGGATATCAAAATGTGGATTCTCCGCGTTCTGTAATTAAGACTGCGTTTCAAATTCAAATGATTCAAGATGGAAAATCTTGGTTAGAATGTTTGGAAAGTAGAAATTTAATGTCGCATATTTACGATGAAAAAACTGCAGAAATTTCTGAACAAAAAATTCGACAGAATTACATTTTTCTTTTGAAAAATTTAGAGGCATATCTTGAAAAACAGCTGTGA